The sequence ACCCCAGGCAGGGAATCAGGCAGAATTCCTGACCTGGGTCGGGGATTCCCGATCCAGGCAGAATTCCCATCCCAGGTGGGAATTCTGGATCCAGGCAGGGATTCCCCACCCAGCAGGATTGCTGTGTTGCAGTCGGTGTCGGCGCTCCTGGAGAAGTTCCGCAGGAGCGAGCAGGTGTTCGATCCCAACCTGGATCCCGACAGCGACAGCGGGGAGGGCTGGGCCCcctcccagctggaattcccaccGGATTCTCCGGATGGAGACAGGAGCCCGGAACCCCAGGAGAGCAACaagaggtggggatggggatccagGGCCGGGATTGGGGATGGGGGGGATTCCAGGGAGaattcccagtgcccagggaggaGTACTGGGTGCATCCAGGAAGAAATTCCAGGGATCTCTCTGCCTTCCAAGGAGAGCTTTGGCAAATCCAGGTGGTTTTCCAGCAGAACTGAGGCTCTGGAACCCCCAGTGCCTCAATCCTAGAGCTGGAACAGGGATAAcaaatcctgggaatgctgagcaaGGATAGCAATACTGAGaatgctgagcagggacaacaaatcctgggaattctgaGCAAGGATAGCAAATCGTTTGAATGCTGAGCAGGGATAGCAAATCCCAGGAATGCTGAGCAGGGATAGCAAATCCCAGGAATGCTGAGCAGGGATAGCAAATCCCAGGAATGCTGAGCGCTGCTGTTCCTTTGCAGGCCCGAGAGAGCTCCCTTTGCCGGGGGGGACATCAGCACACTGAGCCTGCACGTGTCCCTGAATCCCGGGGAATATTCCTACTTCAGCCCCCGCACCCTCGCCATGTGGGCCGGCCCCGAGCACTGGCGCTTCCGGCCCCGGCAGCCCCGTGAgtgctgggatcctgggatcctgggatcctgggatggggagggctCCAGtcctgggatcctgggatcctgggatgggaagggctcCAGtcctgggatcctgggatcctgggatgggaagggctcCAGtcctgggatcctgggatcctgggatggaATGGGCTCCAGtcctgggatcctgggatcctgggatgggaagggctccagtcctgggattctgggatggggagagctcCAGtcctgggatcctgggatgggaagggctccagtcctgggattctgggatggggagggctccagtcctgggattctgggatggAATGGGCTCCAGtcctgggatcctgggatggggagagctcCAGtcctgggatcctgggatggggagggctCCAGtcctgggatcctgggatggggagagctcCAGtcctgggatcctgggatcctgggatggggagggctCCAGtcctgggatcctgggatggggagagctccagtcctgggattctgggatggggagagctccaatcctgggattctgggatggGGGGAGCTCCAGtcctgggatcctgggatggggagagctcCAGtcctgggatcctgggatgggaagggctcCAGtcctgggatcctgggattctgggatgggaagggctccagtcctgggattctgggattctgggatggggagagctccagtcctgggattctgggattctgggatggggagagctcCAGtcctgggatcctgggattctgggatggAAAGGGCTCCagtcctgggattctgggatggAAAGGGCTCCagtcctgggattctgggatggggagggctCCAatcctgggatcctgggatgggaagggctcCAGTCCTGGGATTCTGAAAttctgggatgggaagggctcCAGTCCTGGGATTCTGAAAttctgggatgggaagggctccagtcctgggattctgggatgggaagggctccagtcctgggattctgggatgggaagggttccaatttcttcccaaaatcccacgGTGCTCCTTCAGTCCCAGACCTCAATCAGTTTTTGCTCCcacaaaaatccaaattcctGGAAACCTGGGAGCTGAGGCCAACCCCAGCTGCTTTCCCatgaaaaagggggaaaatctCTGTGGGTGACCTTTGCCTGGAGGAGATGTTCCAGTTGGGAATGAGCCAGGTGTGCTCGTCCTGGCCCCAGGCAGTGACACCCCCgtccttttccttccttccttttccctccttcccttttcctttcccttccctccttacttccttccctcctttcccttccttcctttccattccttccttcctggaatccatccttcctccctccccacctccctctcttccttccccttttttccacccttcccttcccttttttctccctcaacAGCCCCAGGCCTGGAGAAGGATTCCCGGCGGAGGATTCCCAGGAAAGTTTTCGAGTTTGATTTCCAGGAGGAGATCGACTTCCAGGCCCATTTCCGTAAGACCAAGGTGCCCACAGAGCCCCTGggattcctgggatttgggcagcTCCAGTTTTATGTGTGAGAGGCACCTCAGACCTGCCTCTTTCCACACAAAACActccctgcttttccatggaaagcTGCTGGAGTTTTTCCATGGAGCTgtctgatcccattcccaggcaTCCACAACTTTGGCCAAATCCATCCTGGAAACCGAAAACCTCCGGAGCACCACGCTCCCTGCAGACTTCAACTATGAGCCCCAGAACCTGGGGCAGCTCTTCCTGAAACCCGTGGTCAAGGTGAGAGAATTCCCCAAGGAATCATCCCAGGGGGTCATTCCAGGGGGTTATTCCAAGGAAGATCCCAGGGAATCATCCCAGGAAACGGTCCTGGGGGATCATTCTAAGGAACCATCCCAGGGATCCATTCCAGGGGGGTCATTCAAGGGAATAATTCCAGGGAATCATCCCAAGGAGTTATCCCAGGGGGTCATCTCAGGATGAAGGCACAAGTCCCAGCCTTTTTCCAggaatattttggaatattttcccCCAGCTCAGCCGGTGCTTGGATCCAGTGGAAGCCTTGGATACCGAGGCTGGGATTGAGGACTACGACTACAACAACCCCAATGACACCTCCAActtctgccctgccctgcaggtacagcatccctgccccaaaatccctgtcCAGGAATTCCTGAGGGAAGGAATGTGAGGGGCTCTcctgggacattcccagggatggattttccagggaggagctgcaggaattccatcccagccttttccaggaGAGGGAATTCCATCCCTCAAACTTCAATTCCATGGGGATAAACCCCAATCCCATGGGATAAACCACAGTTCCATGGGGATGGGATAAGCCCCAGTTCCTTGGGGATGGGATAAGCCCCAGTTCCATGGATAAACCCAGATCCCATGGGGAAGCTGGGCAGGAATTCccccctctggagcagctctggtgacTCTggtgtcccccccgtgtccctgcaggtccctGACAGCGACGACGATCCCGATCCCGCAGAATTCCCCAGCGAGCTCCCGGCTCCTCCCGAGGCTCCAGAGCTCTCCCAGATCACCGGGGGGAACGTCCCGGCCTGCGGAGAGCTGGAGCTCATCGCCGAGCCCCAGAAGgtgactgggagcactgggagggactgggactGACTGGGAATTCCTCCCTGGACTGGGCTGGAGCAAAAACCTCTCAGCACCTCCAGGGTTAAAAATCCCAGGACACCCCTGTGGTGCAGGATTCCTGGGATTGGGCAGGGACTGTCATTCCCAGAGGAACAATTCCCAGGATTGTCATTTCCAGAGGAACAATTCCTGGGATTGCCGTTCCCAAAGGAACAATTCCCAGATTAAACCAGGCTGCCCTCACCATTATTCCCATAGAAAATCAGGAATGGTGACAGTTGTGGCTGTGATCCCACTGATGATCCCAGATAATCCCAGATTCCCTCCCCAGATCCATAAAATCCACATCCAGTATGCCAAGATGGCCAAGAGGATGGACATGAGGCGGCTGAAGCAGAACATGTGGGAGTTGCTGACAGAGCAGGAAACGGAGGTGGGcagggaaattcctgctgggagtTGTGCAATTCCTGCCCAGTTCTGTGGGACAAACCCCAATTCCACAGGACAAACCCCAATTCCATGAGGTAAACCCCAATCCCGTGGGATAAACCCCAATCCCATGGATCAATTCCATGGATAAACCCCAATCCCATGAGATAAAGCCCAAGTTCCCCTTTGGGCTGAGGTTTCCAGGGGTTTTCCTGGGAATCTCAGGGCTCTGCAGTTCCTGGTTTGTCCCAAGCAGGGGGAGGAACCCAGGGAAGGGACGGACGTGGAAGTGGCCGGAGAGAAGGTCCTGAGTGACCTCACCAAGGATCTGCTCCACAGGTCGGGAATGGGGAGGGGAAAACCCcaaatgggaatgggaaaaatggggatgggaaaatcctgaatgggacagggaatggggatgggaaaatcctgaatgggaatgggggataggacaggaaaaatcccagatggagatgggaaaatcccaaatgggaatgggaaaatcctgaatgggacagggaatggggatggggattggaAAATCCCTCATGGGAATGGAACAGGTAAGATCCAGAATGGGGATGGAAAAATCCCaagtgggaatgggaaggggaatgggaatgggacaagggatggggatgggaaaatCCCtcatgggaatgggaaggggaaTGGAACAGGGAAAATCCCTcatgggaatgggactggggaTGAGAATGGAacagggaaaatcccaaatggggatggggaataTCCCTCCAGGTgttgggatgggaatgggaccGGGCAGATCCCTGTGGGTGTTCCCAGGAAAGCCGGGCTGGCAAACCCTTGCTGGCAGATCCAGGATCCAATCCCTGCTCCCTGGATTCCTGGCTGATCCTGCTGTTCCACAGGCTCCCTCCCACCATGGCCACCAACCTGTCGGTGCCCCTGGCCTTCGTCTGCCTCCTGCACCTGGCCAACGAGAAGGTGAGGGCTGGGAGCCATCCCACAGTCCCAGCTTTCCCAGGAATCTGACTCATTCCATCAATCCTGGGGATTCCATGGAATGCAGCTCATCCCACAGTCCCAATATTCCGTGGATTGCTGCTCATTCcacaaatctgggaattccatggattGCAATTCTATCCTGGTTTTTCCCTGGAACACAGCTcattcccagcccatcccagtttttccatggaatgcagctccagggaatggGAACATTCCCAGTTTGGGCAGGGTTTGTCCCTCAGAGCTGTCCTGAGCATTCCAGACTCTGGATAAGGgaaattatcccaaaatccagaggctggaaaagctctccAAGGTCAccaagctgtgctgtgtgatcCCCACCTGGATTCCTTccacatccaggaattccttggaattcCAAGGAATTGGAGACTCCAGActcccctgggcagctccttcccacctTTTCCTCGAGGAAATTCCTGCACATTCCCTGGAAGAGCCCCCAGGCCGtggcaggaagggctgggctTGTTCCTAGCCCTCATTCCCACAGGATTTAATTCCAAAGGGATGGAATTCCAAAGggaacagagcccagccctgccagacttggcttttccttcccattcccagaaTTTGTGCCTGGAGAGCACCAAGGACCTGTCGGATGTGCTGGTGAAACAGCCACACTGACCTGGGATCAtccccagatcccaaatcccagcgagattcctggaattccaggctggatggacacagggacagcccagcccttcctctgcttccagccaggatccagccagcagcttttccctggattgggaattcctgcagctcctcactgtgaactccagcacctgcagcagagcctgctccgTGTCCTAAAATTCCCTATTTGTCCTGAAATTCCTCGTGTGTGTCCCAAAATTCCCTGTCTATGGGTCCCAAAATTTCCTGTCTGTATCTCAACTTTTCCTGTGTCCCAAAATTCCCTGTCTCAAAATTCCCTGTTTGTCCTAAAATTTCCTATCTATAGATCCCAAAATTTCCTGTCTATGTATCTCAAaatttcctctctctgtgtcCCAGAATTCCCTGTTTGTCTCAAAAATCCCTGTCTGTGtcccaaaattccctctccaTGTCCTTCCCAGTCTGTAATTTCCAGTTTTTGGACTGACTGTTACTCCTGGCCCCCCTTCCTTCCATTCCTTGGaattattccctttttttacTGGTTAATGATAATAAATTATACAGACTTTGGAGTGGGGAGTGGAAGGAGTCCTTGGAACTACCCCGGAGTGGGGTGGGGCAGCAAATTCCCTAAAAAAAGGGAATCCAGGGAtctgagcctggagcagcagccaggaattGGCTCTGGGAGCCAAATTCTGGGATCGGGATCAGCCAGGAgtctcctcctgctgcttttcctgggataAGGATCCCCTGGGGAGGGGTCTCCTCCTCCGGACACCTCTGgaattctgctcctgcttttcctgggaatggcGTCCCCAGGGGAGTtgtctccctctcctgccccccTGGAATTCTGATCCATcctttcctggggctggggctccctCAGGAACATCCCGAGCCGCAATTCCCGCCCCGCCGGGCTCTGCCCGCGCTGCTCCCTCGCTGTTCCCTGGATTTCTCCGGTCCCAGGAGCGGCCTGGGCTCGGGAATTCCGGCCCGGGgacctcctgctcctctgctccgGGAATTCCGAGCCTCTCCCGCTGCTCCGCGGGGATTTCGGGATCTGCGGCCCTTCCCTGACTCCAGGGTGGCGGGAGCTGCTGCTCCGGGATTGAAATTCCAAGGGCTGATGTTCCAGGAATTGATACTCCAGGCGCTGATATTCCAGagactgctgctccaggaattGCTGCGGGGCTGATATTCTGGACTGCTATTCCAAAGGCTGATATTCCAGGGGATCCCGCCCGGGCTGTGGGGGGGATGCGAGGGCAGAGCGGAGGCTCCGGGAGTTCGGGGAAGAGCTGGAGCGATCCCGCACCGAAGGCACCGgaccctcctcttcctcctcctcccccattAAAGGCACCGGACCTTCCTCttcaccttcctcttcctcctccgGACCTTTCCCGGAGCGGCGCCGTGTCCCGAACCCGCCCACGGACGGGGCGGGGGTCGAGGGGCAGCACCGGGGAGGGGTCCCAGAACCGGGGAGGGGTCCCAGCTCTGAGGATGGGACCCAAAATCGAGGAGGGGTCTCAACAAAGGAAAGGTCGCAGCTCCAAGGAGGGGTCCCGATAATGGGGAGGGGTCCCAGCGCCGGGAGGGGATCCAAAATCGGGGAGGGGTCCCAGCCCGCGGGCAGGGGGTTCCcgcctgcagcagctcccccgCGCCTcggggctcctctccagccaccTCCTCATGATTTCGGGGTTTTCCATCCTCGGAGCTGTGGGATCGGGACGATTCCCCCCGCGGTCCAACCCAGGGGTGCTCAGCTGACCCCAGAACCCGATTTGCTCCTAAAATCCCGTTTAT is a genomic window of Oenanthe melanoleuca isolate GR-GAL-2019-014 chromosome 22, OMel1.0, whole genome shotgun sequence containing:
- the NCAPH gene encoding condensin complex subunit 2 isoform X1, giving the protein MAVQTPRAAAAASSLLSPASRALGSAGAPVLAECPGNDDESERRQRRRSRAVDSSLQGLGSPSLRPEDWQRPLAQWSNAQIAEHYSTCIKLSAENKITTKNAFGLHLIDYMTDILKQKSSELTNFQVAAGTLDASAKIYAVRVDSVHAEAFKVLGHLGKERAPAKDLDSPQEDSSPDPKAARKEAKPKKKQSFKTIEQNLSNINVSEATRRHEVDPMFQRAAASFDECSTAGIFLTGLRSQGFQSCLLFHSEIVPLPSSESLALPSSLPVPVAGLKALLAPCLEKRRICSSLAGFQFTKWDEETHDESVSALLEKFRRSEQVFDPNLDPDSDSGEGWAPSQLEFPPDSPDGDRSPEPQESNKRPERAPFAGGDISTLSLHVSLNPGEYSYFSPRTLAMWAGPEHWRFRPRQPPAPGLEKDSRRRIPRKVFEFDFQEEIDFQAHFRKTKASTTLAKSILETENLRSTTLPADFNYEPQNLGQLFLKPVVKLSRCLDPVEALDTEAGIEDYDYNNPNDTSNFCPALQVPDSDDDPDPAEFPSELPAPPEAPELSQITGGNVPACGELELIAEPQKIHKIHIQYAKMAKRMDMRRLKQNMWELLTEQETEGEEPREGTDVEVAGEKVLSDLTKDLLHRLPPTMATNLSVPLAFVCLLHLANEKNLCLESTKDLSDVLVKQPH
- the NCAPH gene encoding condensin complex subunit 2 isoform X2 → MAVQTPRAAAAASSLLSPASRALGSAGAPVLAECPGNDDESERRQRRRSRAVDSSLQGLGSPSLRPEDWQRPLAQWSNAQIAEHYSTCIKLSAENKITTKNAFGLHLIDYMTDILKQKSSELTNFQVAAGTLDASAKIYAVRVDSVHAEAFKVLGHLGKERAPAKDLDSPQEDSSPDPKAARKEAKPKKKQSFKTIEQNLSNINVSEATRRHEVDPMFQRAAASFDECSTAGIFLTGLRSQGFQSCLLFHSEIVPLPSSESLALPSSLPVPVAGLKALLAPCLEKRRICSSLAGFQFTKWDEETHDESVSALLEKFRRSEQVFDPNLDPDSDSGEGWAPSQLEFPPDSPDGDRSPEPQESNKRPERAPFAGGDISTLSLHVSLNPGEYSYFSPRTLAMWAGPEHWRFRPRQPPPGLEKDSRRRIPRKVFEFDFQEEIDFQAHFRKTKASTTLAKSILETENLRSTTLPADFNYEPQNLGQLFLKPVVKLSRCLDPVEALDTEAGIEDYDYNNPNDTSNFCPALQVPDSDDDPDPAEFPSELPAPPEAPELSQITGGNVPACGELELIAEPQKIHKIHIQYAKMAKRMDMRRLKQNMWELLTEQETEGEEPREGTDVEVAGEKVLSDLTKDLLHRLPPTMATNLSVPLAFVCLLHLANEKNLCLESTKDLSDVLVKQPH